One genomic segment of Primulina tabacum isolate GXHZ01 chromosome 9, ASM2559414v2, whole genome shotgun sequence includes these proteins:
- the LOC142556330 gene encoding uncharacterized protein LOC142556330 isoform X1: MNNCLLGDVCLLIYAVSVVMDGIQTTRMSIDDSSKKSFGLPNLTGFDIHSLVSNFPKKVCEYVELHFKPIKRDDHSNILQFSERNNEELSTSLLNLEKQMYAWKENPKWVDHPPEIKVTVPKGSLCNLVMKVNVGLPPDKVYNILTDPDSKRVFKNIKEVISRKVLVEEGSRQLLEVEQAALWRFLWWFGTISVHVLVDQNREDHTMKFKQIKSGFMQRFEGCWKMEPLYVDEDLCHPLKPESLKDYISCTKGRGRIGSKLQLEQLIQPSIVPPPPISWYLRGITTKTTEMLIHDLLAEADRIRQDPSSRVEGLDLSDGKTSEYGVDGLCDIKERWAMRRKNSRRCQRRLCT, encoded by the exons ATGAATAATTGTTTGCTGGGTGATGTTTGTTTGCTGATTTATGCCGTTTCT GTAGTGATGGATGGGATTCAAACCACAAGAATGAGCATAGACGACTCAAGCAAGAAAAGCTTTGGGCTTCCTAATTTGACCGGTTTTGATATACATAGCTTGGTCTCAAACTTCCCTAAGAAAGTGTGCGAGTATGTTGAG CTGCATTTCAAACCAATTAAGAGAGATGACCATTCAAATATCTTACAATTTTCTGAGAGGAATAACGAAGAGTTATCCACTTCATTGTTGAATTTAGAAAAACAAATGTACGCCTGGAAAGAGAATCCAAAGTGGGTCGATCATCCTCCAGAAATAAAG GTCACCGTACCTAAAGGGTCACTTTGCAACCTAGTTATGAAAGTCAATGTTGGGTTGCCACCAGATAAGGTCTATAACATTCTCACAGATCCTGATAGCAAAAGAGTTTTCAAGAATATTAAG GAAGTAATATCAAGAAAAGTTTTAGTTGAGGAAGGATCGAGGCAATTACTGGAAGTGGAGCAAGCAGCACTTTGGAGATTTCTTTGGTGGTTTGGGACTATCTCTGTTCATGTTTTAGTAGATCAGAACAGAGAAGATCACACT ATGAAATTTAAACAAATAAAGTCAGGATTCATGCAAAGATTCGAAGGTTGCTGGAAAATGGAACCTTTATACGTCGACGAAGACTTGTGCCACCCGTTAAAGCCCGAGTCTCTGAAAGATTACATTTCTTGCACTAAAGGAAGGGGAAGAATCGGCTCAAAGTTGCAGTTGGAACAACTCATACAGCCATCCATCGTTCCACCCCCTCCTATTTCTTGGTATCTCAGAGGAATTACTACAAAGACTACAGAAATGCTGATTCATGACTTGCTCGCTGAAGCTGACCGAATCAGGCAAGATCCTTCTTCACGGGTTGAGGGCCTGGATTTGTCTGATGGAAAAACTAGTGAATATGGAGTTGATGGTTTGTGTGATATTAAGGAGAGATGGGCGATGAGAAGAAAAAATTCGAGGCGTTGTCAGAGAAGGTTGTGTACTTGA
- the LOC142556330 gene encoding uncharacterized protein LOC142556330 isoform X2 has translation MDGIQTTRMSIDDSSKKSFGLPNLTGFDIHSLVSNFPKKVCEYVELHFKPIKRDDHSNILQFSERNNEELSTSLLNLEKQMYAWKENPKWVDHPPEIKVTVPKGSLCNLVMKVNVGLPPDKVYNILTDPDSKRVFKNIKEVISRKVLVEEGSRQLLEVEQAALWRFLWWFGTISVHVLVDQNREDHTMKFKQIKSGFMQRFEGCWKMEPLYVDEDLCHPLKPESLKDYISCTKGRGRIGSKLQLEQLIQPSIVPPPPISWYLRGITTKTTEMLIHDLLAEADRIRQDPSSRVEGLDLSDGKTSEYGVDGLCDIKERWAMRRKNSRRCQRRLCT, from the exons ATGGATGGGATTCAAACCACAAGAATGAGCATAGACGACTCAAGCAAGAAAAGCTTTGGGCTTCCTAATTTGACCGGTTTTGATATACATAGCTTGGTCTCAAACTTCCCTAAGAAAGTGTGCGAGTATGTTGAG CTGCATTTCAAACCAATTAAGAGAGATGACCATTCAAATATCTTACAATTTTCTGAGAGGAATAACGAAGAGTTATCCACTTCATTGTTGAATTTAGAAAAACAAATGTACGCCTGGAAAGAGAATCCAAAGTGGGTCGATCATCCTCCAGAAATAAAG GTCACCGTACCTAAAGGGTCACTTTGCAACCTAGTTATGAAAGTCAATGTTGGGTTGCCACCAGATAAGGTCTATAACATTCTCACAGATCCTGATAGCAAAAGAGTTTTCAAGAATATTAAG GAAGTAATATCAAGAAAAGTTTTAGTTGAGGAAGGATCGAGGCAATTACTGGAAGTGGAGCAAGCAGCACTTTGGAGATTTCTTTGGTGGTTTGGGACTATCTCTGTTCATGTTTTAGTAGATCAGAACAGAGAAGATCACACT ATGAAATTTAAACAAATAAAGTCAGGATTCATGCAAAGATTCGAAGGTTGCTGGAAAATGGAACCTTTATACGTCGACGAAGACTTGTGCCACCCGTTAAAGCCCGAGTCTCTGAAAGATTACATTTCTTGCACTAAAGGAAGGGGAAGAATCGGCTCAAAGTTGCAGTTGGAACAACTCATACAGCCATCCATCGTTCCACCCCCTCCTATTTCTTGGTATCTCAGAGGAATTACTACAAAGACTACAGAAATGCTGATTCATGACTTGCTCGCTGAAGCTGACCGAATCAGGCAAGATCCTTCTTCACGGGTTGAGGGCCTGGATTTGTCTGATGGAAAAACTAGTGAATATGGAGTTGATGGTTTGTGTGATATTAAGGAGAGATGGGCGATGAGAAGAAAAAATTCGAGGCGTTGTCAGAGAAGGTTGTGTACTTGA